From the Caballeronia sp. NK8 genome, one window contains:
- a CDS encoding thioesterase family protein gives MTKPVPTRRADYAHFLAISTRWSDNDVYGHINNVVYYSYFDTVVNEYLLRAGVLDFNEGETIGLVVETRCNFFAPVVFPEPIEAGLRVEKLGNTSVRYEVAIFTQGSDVAAAQGHFVHVYVDRVTRRPVPLPAPLVDALKPLITG, from the coding sequence ATGACCAAACCCGTACCCACGCGGCGCGCGGACTACGCGCACTTTCTCGCGATCAGCACGCGCTGGTCGGACAACGATGTCTATGGGCACATCAACAACGTCGTCTATTACAGCTATTTCGACACGGTCGTGAACGAGTATCTGCTGCGCGCGGGCGTGCTCGATTTCAATGAGGGTGAAACCATCGGCCTGGTCGTCGAGACGCGCTGCAATTTCTTTGCGCCGGTCGTGTTTCCCGAACCGATCGAGGCGGGTTTGCGCGTCGAGAAGCTCGGTAACACGAGCGTGCGCTATGAAGTGGCGATCTTCACGCAAGGCTCGGACGTCGCCGCCGCGCAAGGGCATTTCGTGCATGTCTACGTGGATCGCGTGACGCGCAGGCCAGTGCCGCTGCCCGCGCCGCTCGTCGATGCGCTGAAGCCGCTCATCACCGGCTGA
- a CDS encoding low specificity L-threonine aldolase gives MQHFASDNYAGICPEALQALINSNTSGHEPAYGDDSWTAQVCDRIRDLFQTDCEVFFVFNGTAANSLALASLCQSYHSVICHELAHIETDECGGPEFFSGGSKLLTAKGENGKLTPDAIEELVTKRADIHYPKPKVVALTQATEVGTVYTVEEIRAIAAIAKRRHLKVHMDGARFANAVATLNVHPSEITWRAGVDVLCFGGTKNGLPVGEAVVFFDKALAADFAYRLKQAGQLASKMRFISAPWLGLLDNDVWLRNARHANAMARLMAERLVGIPGVSLLFKPESNAVFAELPAHVAAALRAKGWRFYQFIGSGGCRLMCAWDTKQETVERFTDEVRALCEPR, from the coding sequence ATCCAGCACTTCGCCTCCGACAACTACGCAGGCATCTGCCCTGAAGCGCTGCAAGCGCTCATCAACTCCAACACGAGCGGCCACGAACCCGCTTACGGCGACGACTCGTGGACCGCGCAAGTCTGCGACCGCATCCGCGATCTCTTCCAGACCGATTGCGAAGTCTTCTTCGTCTTCAACGGCACGGCCGCGAATTCGCTCGCGCTCGCCTCGCTTTGCCAGTCCTATCACTCGGTGATCTGCCACGAACTCGCGCATATCGAAACCGATGAATGCGGCGGCCCCGAGTTCTTCTCCGGCGGCTCGAAACTGCTCACTGCGAAGGGCGAGAACGGCAAGCTCACGCCCGACGCCATCGAGGAACTCGTCACGAAGCGCGCGGACATCCACTATCCGAAGCCGAAGGTCGTCGCGCTCACACAGGCGACGGAAGTCGGCACCGTGTACACCGTCGAGGAAATTCGCGCGATCGCGGCGATCGCCAAACGCCGGCATCTGAAAGTGCACATGGATGGCGCGCGTTTCGCCAACGCGGTCGCGACACTGAACGTGCATCCGTCGGAGATCACATGGCGCGCGGGCGTCGACGTGCTGTGCTTCGGCGGCACGAAAAACGGCTTGCCGGTGGGTGAAGCGGTCGTGTTTTTCGACAAGGCGCTCGCCGCCGATTTCGCGTATCGCCTGAAGCAGGCGGGGCAGCTCGCATCGAAGATGCGCTTCATCTCCGCGCCGTGGCTCGGCCTGCTCGACAACGACGTGTGGCTGCGCAACGCGCGCCACGCCAACGCGATGGCGCGGCTGATGGCCGAACGCCTCGTCGGGATTCCCGGCGTGAGTCTGCTTTTCAAGCCCGAATCGAACGCGGTATTCGCCGAGCTGCCGGCGCACGTCGCGGCGGCGCTGCGCGCGAAGGGCTGGCGCTTCTACCAGTTCATCGGCTCGGGCGGCTGCCGTCTGATGTGCGCGTGGGACACGAAGCAGGAAACCGTCGAGCGCTTCACCGACGAGGTGCGCGCGCTTTGCGAACCGCGCTGA
- a CDS encoding ABC transporter ATP-binding protein produces the protein MNAALELHGIVKRFGATRVLRGVDLHVAQGERHALIGPNGAGKSTLFDLISGRARPDDGRIVANGIDITGRAPQRVSRSLARSFQTTSVFGGLSVLDNLRCAALGAASSRLIDRWLPSRRIDERAHAMLVAIGLAARADEPAARLTYAEQRALDLGIALATDAPLILLDEPTAGMNRAEATRALALIRATTQGRTLLVIEHDMDAVFDLADRISVLLKGRVIATDAPAAIRANRDVREAYLGGAAS, from the coding sequence ATGAACGCCGCGCTCGAACTGCACGGCATCGTCAAACGCTTCGGCGCGACGCGCGTGTTGCGGGGCGTCGATCTGCACGTCGCGCAGGGCGAGCGGCACGCGCTCATCGGTCCGAACGGCGCGGGCAAGTCCACGCTCTTCGATCTGATCTCGGGGCGCGCGCGGCCGGATGACGGACGCATCGTCGCGAACGGAATCGATATCACGGGCAGGGCGCCGCAGCGCGTCTCCCGTTCGCTTGCGCGCAGCTTCCAGACGACAAGCGTATTCGGCGGACTTTCCGTGCTCGATAACCTGCGCTGCGCGGCGCTGGGTGCAGCGTCGTCGCGCCTCATCGACCGATGGCTGCCGTCGCGAAGAATCGACGAACGCGCGCACGCGATGCTCGTTGCCATCGGGCTTGCCGCGCGCGCGGATGAACCCGCCGCGCGCCTGACCTATGCGGAGCAGCGCGCGCTCGATCTCGGCATCGCGCTCGCCACCGATGCGCCGCTGATCCTGCTCGACGAACCCACCGCCGGCATGAATCGCGCGGAGGCGACGCGCGCGCTCGCGTTGATTCGCGCGACGACGCAAGGCCGCACGCTGCTCGTGATCGAGCATGACATGGATGCCGTATTCGATCTCGCGGACCGCATTTCGGTGCTCCTGAAAGGGCGCGTGATCGCCACCGATGCGCCCGCCGCGATCCGTGCGAATCGGGACGTGCGGGAAGCGTATCTCGGCGGGGCGGCGTCATGA
- the alaS gene encoding alanine--tRNA ligase produces the protein MKAAEIREKFLKFFESKGHTIVRSSSLVPGNDPTLLFTNSGMVQFKDVFLGSESRPYSRATTAQRSVRAGGKHNDLENVGYTARHHTFFEMLGNFSFGDYFKRDAIHYCWELLTKVYNLPAEKLTVTVYKEDDEAFDIWAKEIGVPVERIIRIGDNKGARYASDNFWQMADTGPCGPCSEVFYDHGPEIWGGPPGSPEEDGDRFIEIWNLVFMQFNRDAQGNMTPLPKQCVDTGMGLERLAAVLQHVHSNYEIDLFQTLIKAAGRETNTADLENNSLKVIADHIRACSFLIVDGVIPGNEGRGYVLRRIVRRAIRHGYKLGKKGAFFHKLVADLVAEMGAAYPELTDAQQRVTDVLRQEEERFFETIEHGMSILEGELADLEKKNVKQLDGELAFKLHDTYGFPLDLTADVCRERGVTVDEPAFDDAMARQRDQARAAGKFKIAAGLEYSGAKSTFHGYEKEIFDDAKILALYVEGASVKEAKDGQQAVVVLDHTPFYAESGGQVGDQGVLANANVRFAVADTLKVQADVVGHHGTVEQGTLKVGDVVKAEIDGIRRARTARNHSATHLMHKALREVLGGHVQQKGSLVDADKTRFDFAHNAPMTDDDIRRVEQIVNNEIIANAPGVVRVMSYDDAVKGGAMALFGEKYGDTVRVLDLGFSRELCGGTHVQRTGDIGFFKIVMEGGVAAGIRRVEAITGDNAVRYVQELDQRINAAAGVLKAQPAELTQRIAQVQEHVKSLEKELGALKSKLAASQGDELVSQAVDVSGVHVLAAQLEGADVKTLRETVDKLKDKLKSAAIVLASVDGGKVSLIAGVTADASKKVKAGELVNFVAQQVGGKGGGRPDMAQAGGTEPANLPAALAGVTGWVQQQL, from the coding sequence ATGAAAGCCGCCGAAATACGCGAGAAATTCCTGAAGTTTTTCGAATCGAAGGGCCATACGATCGTCCGTTCGTCGAGCCTCGTGCCCGGCAACGATCCGACGCTGCTCTTCACCAACTCGGGCATGGTCCAGTTCAAGGACGTGTTCCTGGGCAGCGAATCGCGTCCGTACTCGCGCGCGACCACCGCACAGCGCAGCGTGCGCGCGGGCGGCAAGCACAACGATCTGGAGAACGTCGGCTACACCGCGCGCCATCACACGTTCTTCGAGATGCTCGGCAACTTCTCGTTCGGCGATTACTTCAAGCGCGACGCGATCCACTATTGCTGGGAACTGCTGACCAAGGTGTACAACCTGCCGGCAGAAAAGCTCACGGTCACCGTCTACAAGGAAGACGACGAAGCCTTCGACATCTGGGCAAAGGAAATCGGCGTGCCGGTCGAGCGCATCATCCGCATCGGCGACAACAAGGGCGCGCGTTACGCGTCGGACAATTTCTGGCAGATGGCCGACACCGGCCCGTGCGGCCCGTGCTCGGAAGTGTTCTACGATCACGGCCCGGAAATCTGGGGCGGCCCGCCGGGGTCTCCTGAGGAAGACGGCGACCGCTTCATCGAGATCTGGAATCTCGTGTTCATGCAGTTCAACCGCGACGCCCAAGGCAACATGACGCCGCTGCCCAAGCAGTGCGTCGATACCGGCATGGGCCTCGAACGTCTCGCCGCCGTGCTGCAGCACGTCCACAGCAACTACGAGATCGATCTGTTCCAGACGCTCATCAAGGCTGCGGGCCGCGAAACGAATACCGCCGATCTGGAAAACAACTCGCTGAAGGTGATCGCCGATCACATCCGCGCGTGCTCGTTCCTGATCGTCGATGGCGTGATCCCCGGCAACGAAGGCCGCGGCTACGTGCTGCGCCGCATCGTGCGCCGCGCGATCCGTCACGGCTACAAGCTCGGCAAGAAGGGCGCGTTCTTCCACAAGCTGGTGGCGGATCTCGTCGCGGAAATGGGCGCGGCGTATCCGGAACTCACGGATGCCCAGCAACGCGTGACTGACGTGCTGCGTCAGGAAGAAGAGCGCTTCTTCGAGACCATCGAACACGGCATGTCGATTCTCGAAGGCGAACTCGCGGATCTGGAAAAGAAGAACGTCAAGCAACTGGACGGCGAACTCGCGTTCAAGCTGCACGACACCTACGGCTTCCCGCTCGATCTCACGGCGGACGTGTGCCGCGAGCGCGGCGTGACCGTCGACGAACCCGCCTTCGACGACGCGATGGCGCGTCAGCGCGATCAGGCGCGCGCGGCGGGCAAGTTCAAGATCGCGGCGGGCCTCGAATACTCGGGCGCGAAGTCGACTTTCCACGGCTACGAGAAGGAAATCTTCGACGACGCGAAAATCCTCGCGCTGTATGTCGAAGGCGCATCGGTGAAGGAAGCGAAGGACGGCCAGCAGGCGGTCGTCGTGCTCGATCACACGCCGTTCTATGCGGAATCGGGTGGTCAGGTCGGCGATCAGGGCGTGCTCGCGAACGCGAACGTGCGCTTCGCCGTCGCGGATACCTTGAAGGTGCAGGCCGATGTCGTCGGTCATCACGGCACGGTCGAGCAGGGCACGCTCAAGGTCGGCGATGTCGTGAAGGCGGAAATCGATGGCATTCGCCGCGCCCGCACCGCGCGCAATCACTCGGCCACGCATTTGATGCACAAGGCGCTGCGCGAAGTGCTCGGCGGCCACGTGCAGCAGAAAGGCTCGCTCGTCGATGCCGACAAGACGCGCTTCGACTTCGCCCACAACGCACCGATGACGGATGACGACATCCGCCGCGTCGAGCAGATCGTGAACAACGAGATCATCGCGAATGCGCCGGGCGTGGTGCGCGTGATGTCTTACGACGATGCGGTGAAGGGCGGCGCGATGGCGCTGTTCGGCGAGAAGTACGGCGACACCGTGCGCGTGCTCGATCTGGGCTTTTCGCGCGAGCTGTGCGGCGGCACGCACGTACAGCGCACCGGCGATATCGGCTTCTTCAAGATCGTGATGGAAGGCGGCGTCGCGGCGGGCATTCGCCGCGTCGAAGCGATCACCGGCGACAACGCCGTGCGTTACGTGCAGGAGCTGGATCAACGCATCAACGCGGCGGCGGGCGTGCTGAAGGCGCAGCCTGCGGAACTCACGCAGCGTATCGCGCAGGTTCAGGAGCATGTGAAGTCGCTGGAGAAGGAACTCGGCGCGTTGAAGTCGAAGCTCGCAGCGAGCCAGGGCGATGAACTCGTGTCGCAAGCCGTCGATGTCTCCGGCGTGCACGTGCTCGCCGCGCAACTGGAAGGCGCGGACGTGAAGACGCTGCGCGAAACCGTCGACAAGCTGAAGGACAAGCTCAAGAGCGCGGCGATCGTGCTCGCATCGGTGGATGGCGGCAAGGTCAGCCTGATCGCCGGCGTGACGGCGGATGCGTCGAAGAAGGTGAAGGCGGGCGAGCTCGTCAACTTCGTCGCGCAGCAGGTCGGCGGCAAGGGCGGCGGTCGTCCGGACATGGCGCAGGCGGGCGGCACCGAGCCGGCCAATCTGCCGGCTGCGCTCGCGGGCGTGACGGGCTGGGTTCAGCAGCAGCTTTAA
- a CDS encoding branched-chain amino acid ABC transporter permease yields MLSAGLTLIFSMLGVLNFAHASFYMLGAYVGQALAARGGFWFALIVAPVVVGIVGALFERYLLRRVHARGALAEMLLTFGAAIVIGEGVKLFWGLGPLPATIPRVLDGPLFTLYGASFARYRVFMMSIAILMLGALWLVLRTSKTGLVVRAALTHPATVETLGHDVPCVFTTVFGVGTALAALGGVIGAPLAVIEPAMADAMGPIVFVVVVIGGLGSLGGALVASLLIGCVQTFAVGASASAGSIAAAFGVTLPLAWSALTVAQLAPVLPYLVLVAMLAARPRGLFGERTRDA; encoded by the coding sequence ATGTTGTCGGCGGGCCTGACGCTGATTTTCTCGATGCTCGGCGTGCTCAACTTCGCGCACGCGAGTTTCTATATGCTTGGCGCGTACGTCGGGCAGGCGCTCGCCGCGCGTGGCGGTTTCTGGTTTGCGTTGATCGTCGCGCCGGTGGTCGTCGGCATCGTGGGCGCGTTGTTCGAGCGATACTTGCTGAGACGCGTGCATGCGCGCGGCGCGCTCGCGGAGATGCTGCTCACGTTCGGCGCGGCCATCGTGATCGGCGAGGGCGTGAAACTCTTTTGGGGACTCGGGCCGTTGCCCGCGACGATTCCACGCGTGCTCGACGGTCCGCTCTTCACGCTGTACGGCGCGTCGTTCGCGCGCTATCGCGTGTTCATGATGTCGATCGCCATCCTTATGCTCGGCGCGCTCTGGCTCGTCTTGCGCACATCGAAAACGGGCCTCGTCGTGCGCGCGGCGCTTACGCATCCCGCTACCGTCGAAACGCTCGGCCATGACGTGCCGTGCGTATTCACGACCGTCTTCGGCGTCGGAACCGCGCTCGCCGCGCTCGGTGGCGTGATCGGCGCGCCGCTCGCCGTCATCGAACCCGCGATGGCCGATGCGATGGGCCCGATCGTGTTCGTCGTCGTCGTGATCGGCGGGCTCGGGTCGCTGGGCGGTGCGCTCGTCGCGTCGCTTCTGATCGGTTGCGTGCAGACCTTCGCGGTGGGAGCGAGCGCGTCGGCGGGCAGCATCGCCGCAGCGTTCGGCGTGACGCTGCCGCTCGCGTGGAGCGCGCTGACGGTTGCGCAACTCGCGCCCGTGCTGCCCTATCTCGTGCTCGTCGCGATGCTGGCCGCGCGTCCACGCGGGCTTTTCGGCGAGCGCACGCGCGATGCCTAG
- a CDS encoding CaiB/BaiF CoA-transferase family protein produces the protein MGALSHIRVLDLTRVLAGPWCAQTLADFGADVIKIERPETGDDTRHWGPPYLKTPGGEDTHEAAYYLAANRNKRSVTVDIATPEGQQIVRELAAQSDVVLENYKAGQLKKYGLDYESLKAVKPDLVYCSVTGFGQTGPYAQRAGYDFIVQGIGGFMSITGERDGQPGGGPQKAGVAIADLMTGMYATIGVLTALAHRDRTGEGQYIDMALLDVQVAMLANMNTNFLASGKPPVRWGNAHPNIVPYQTFQTSDGWIIVAVGNDGQFRKFVEVGGRAELADDARFAANPSRVRNRDILVPILADMVRLKGKHEWIAELEAAGVPCGPINDLGEVFEDPQVLARKMQIELPHPTAGAVKLVASPIKMSATPPEARTHPPLLGEHTTSVLADVLGYDDAKIARLRASKAI, from the coding sequence ATGGGAGCCTTGAGCCATATCCGCGTGCTGGACCTGACCCGCGTGCTGGCGGGACCGTGGTGCGCGCAGACCCTCGCCGATTTCGGCGCGGACGTCATCAAGATCGAGCGGCCCGAAACCGGCGACGACACGCGCCACTGGGGCCCGCCCTACCTGAAAACGCCCGGCGGCGAGGACACGCACGAGGCCGCATACTATCTCGCGGCGAACCGCAACAAGCGTTCCGTGACGGTGGACATCGCCACGCCGGAAGGCCAGCAGATCGTGCGCGAGCTGGCCGCGCAAAGCGATGTCGTGCTGGAGAACTACAAGGCCGGGCAACTGAAGAAGTACGGGCTGGACTACGAATCGCTGAAAGCGGTGAAGCCGGACCTCGTCTATTGCTCGGTCACCGGTTTCGGGCAGACGGGGCCGTACGCGCAGCGCGCGGGCTACGATTTCATCGTGCAGGGCATCGGCGGCTTCATGAGCATCACCGGCGAGCGCGACGGCCAGCCCGGCGGCGGCCCGCAGAAAGCGGGCGTGGCGATCGCGGACCTGATGACCGGCATGTACGCGACCATCGGCGTGCTCACGGCGCTCGCGCACCGTGACCGCACGGGCGAAGGGCAGTACATCGACATGGCGCTGCTGGATGTGCAGGTCGCGATGCTCGCCAACATGAACACCAATTTCCTCGCGAGCGGCAAGCCGCCGGTGCGCTGGGGCAATGCGCATCCGAACATCGTGCCATATCAGACCTTCCAGACGAGCGATGGCTGGATTATCGTCGCGGTGGGCAACGACGGGCAGTTCCGCAAGTTCGTCGAAGTGGGCGGACGCGCGGAACTCGCGGACGACGCGCGCTTTGCGGCGAACCCGTCGCGCGTGCGCAACCGCGACATTCTCGTGCCGATTCTCGCGGACATGGTCCGGCTGAAGGGCAAGCACGAATGGATCGCTGAACTCGAAGCCGCGGGCGTGCCGTGCGGCCCGATCAACGATCTCGGCGAAGTCTTCGAGGATCCGCAGGTGCTCGCGCGCAAAATGCAGATCGAGTTGCCGCACCCGACGGCGGGCGCCGTGAAGCTCGTCGCGAGCCCGATCAAGATGAGCGCGACGCCGCCCGAAGCGCGCACGCATCCGCCGCTATTGGGCGAGCACACGACGAGCGTGCTCGCCGACGTGCTCGGCTACGACGACGCGAAAATCGCGCGTTTGCGGGCGTCGAAGGCCATCTGA
- a CDS encoding transporter substrate-binding domain-containing protein produces the protein MKPPHSIAHRSRMQRSAALAACLALASAGAHAANAAELATAQAAVDQMPPSATLRKIAENGAIVLGTRESSVPFSYTVKQQPVGYSYDIALKVVDEVKKRLNMPNLAVKNVQVTSANRISYVVNNQVDLECGSTAHVAERDPLVAFSNSFFQYGIRMAVKKKSGIRDYADLANKTVATTAGTSDERMLRQMSIDKNLNLRIISARDHAEAFAALKSDRAVAFVMDDPLLYGKIAQEGAARSEYVVTGASLANEAYGCMMRKGDPVFKRIVDDVIANMQRSGEAKKLYDTWFMRPIPPDGMNLQFPMSAEMKALFANPNDRTVD, from the coding sequence ATGAAGCCGCCGCATTCCATCGCGCACCGCTCACGGATGCAACGAAGCGCCGCCCTCGCCGCCTGCCTCGCGCTCGCGTCCGCCGGCGCGCATGCGGCCAACGCCGCCGAGCTCGCCACGGCGCAGGCCGCCGTCGATCAGATGCCGCCTTCCGCGACGCTGCGCAAGATCGCCGAGAACGGCGCGATCGTGCTGGGCACGCGCGAATCGTCGGTGCCGTTCTCGTACACCGTGAAGCAGCAGCCGGTCGGCTACTCGTACGACATCGCGCTGAAAGTCGTCGACGAAGTCAAGAAGCGCCTCAACATGCCGAATCTCGCGGTGAAGAACGTGCAGGTCACGTCGGCGAACCGCATCTCGTATGTCGTGAACAATCAGGTCGATCTGGAATGCGGCTCGACCGCGCATGTGGCGGAGCGCGATCCGCTCGTCGCGTTCTCGAACAGCTTCTTTCAGTACGGCATCCGCATGGCCGTGAAGAAGAAGTCCGGCATCCGCGATTACGCCGACCTCGCGAACAAGACCGTCGCGACGACGGCGGGCACGTCGGACGAGCGCATGTTGCGGCAGATGAGCATCGACAAGAACCTGAACCTGCGCATCATCAGCGCGCGCGATCACGCGGAAGCGTTCGCCGCGCTGAAGTCGGATCGCGCGGTGGCCTTCGTGATGGACGACCCGCTTCTCTACGGCAAGATCGCGCAGGAAGGCGCCGCGCGCAGCGAATACGTGGTGACGGGCGCTTCGCTTGCGAACGAAGCGTACGGCTGCATGATGAGAAAGGGCGACCCGGTGTTCAAGCGCATCGTCGACGATGTGATCGCCAATATGCAGCGCTCGGGCGAGGCCAAGAAGCTCTACGACACCTGGTTCATGCGGCCGATTCCCCCTGATGGCATGAACCTGCAGTTCCCGATGTCAGCGGAAATGAAGGCGCTTTTCGCCAATCCCAACGATCGGACGGTTGACTGA
- a CDS encoding glutamine--tRNA ligase/YqeY domain fusion protein — protein MNTDRNDAPAPSNFIRNIIEDDNRSGKWSQRVETRFPPEPNGYLHIGHAKSICVNFGLAAAYGGVCHLRFDDTNPEKESVEYVDSIIDAVTWLGFDWNKDGAEHKYFASDYYDKLYEFAEMLIKKGQAYVDSQTAEEMRATRGSATEAGIDSPYRERTPEENLDLFRRMKAGEFKEGEHVLRAKIDMGSPNFNMRDPVIYRIRFAHHYRTGDTWCIYPMYDYAHCVSDAIENITHSLCTLEFEDHRPLYDWFLAQLADDGVFERPLPQQIEFSRLNLTYAITSKRKLLQLVQDNHVDGWDDPRMPTIVGVRRRGFTPESIRLMVERVGVTKVDSWIDMSVLEGALRDDLDEKAPRAIAVLDPLKLIIDNYPEGQSEPCSAPVHPHHPDRGVRAFPFSRELWIEREDFQETPPKGYFRLFPGNKVRLKYGFIVECTGADKDENGNVIAVHCNYFPDSKSGTEGANNYKVKGTIHWVSAATAYAAEVRLYDRLFKEPQPGAGGAEFLDALNPDSKRVVNAYLEPSARDANAEDRFQFERHGYFVADRVDSQPGKPVFNRIVSLRDSWGKPA, from the coding sequence ATGAACACCGATCGCAACGACGCTCCGGCGCCATCCAATTTCATTCGCAACATCATCGAAGACGACAACCGCTCCGGCAAATGGTCGCAGCGGGTCGAGACGCGCTTTCCACCCGAGCCGAACGGCTATCTGCACATCGGGCATGCGAAGAGCATCTGCGTGAACTTCGGCCTCGCCGCGGCATACGGCGGCGTGTGCCATCTGCGCTTCGACGATACGAACCCCGAGAAGGAAAGCGTCGAATACGTCGATTCGATCATCGACGCGGTGACCTGGCTCGGCTTCGACTGGAACAAGGACGGCGCGGAGCACAAGTACTTCGCGAGCGACTACTACGACAAGCTGTACGAGTTCGCCGAGATGCTCATCAAGAAGGGCCAGGCGTACGTGGACAGTCAGACCGCCGAAGAGATGCGCGCGACGCGTGGCTCGGCCACGGAAGCCGGCATCGACTCGCCGTATCGCGAGCGCACGCCCGAAGAGAACCTCGACCTCTTCCGCCGCATGAAGGCGGGCGAGTTCAAGGAAGGCGAGCACGTGCTGCGCGCGAAGATCGACATGGGCTCGCCGAACTTCAACATGCGCGACCCGGTGATCTACCGCATCCGCTTCGCGCATCACTATCGCACGGGCGACACGTGGTGCATCTACCCGATGTACGACTACGCGCACTGCGTGTCGGACGCGATCGAGAACATCACGCACTCGCTGTGCACGCTGGAGTTCGAGGATCATCGGCCGCTCTACGACTGGTTCCTCGCGCAGCTCGCGGACGACGGCGTGTTTGAGCGTCCGCTGCCGCAGCAGATCGAATTCTCGCGCCTGAACCTCACGTACGCGATCACGAGCAAGCGCAAGCTGTTGCAGCTCGTGCAGGACAATCACGTCGACGGCTGGGACGATCCGCGCATGCCGACCATCGTCGGCGTGCGCCGGCGCGGCTTCACGCCGGAAAGCATCCGCCTGATGGTCGAGCGCGTCGGCGTCACGAAGGTCGATTCGTGGATCGACATGAGCGTGCTCGAAGGCGCACTGCGCGATGATCTCGACGAGAAAGCCCCGCGCGCGATCGCGGTGCTCGATCCGTTGAAGCTCATCATCGACAACTATCCGGAAGGACAGAGCGAGCCGTGCAGCGCGCCGGTGCATCCGCATCATCCGGATCGCGGCGTGCGCGCGTTTCCGTTCTCGCGTGAACTGTGGATCGAGCGCGAGGACTTTCAGGAAACGCCGCCGAAGGGCTATTTCCGTCTCTTCCCGGGCAACAAGGTGCGTCTGAAGTACGGCTTCATCGTGGAATGCACGGGCGCGGACAAGGACGAGAACGGCAACGTGATCGCCGTGCACTGCAACTACTTCCCGGACAGCAAGTCGGGCACCGAAGGCGCGAACAACTACAAGGTGAAGGGCACGATTCACTGGGTCAGCGCGGCGACCGCGTATGCGGCCGAAGTGCGCCTCTACGACCGTCTCTTCAAGGAGCCGCAGCCCGGCGCGGGCGGCGCGGAATTCCTCGATGCGCTGAACCCGGATTCGAAGCGCGTCGTGAACGCGTATCTCGAGCCGAGCGCGCGCGACGCGAACGCCGAAGACCGCTTCCAGTTCGAGCGCCACGGCTATTTCGTCGCGGACCGGGTCGATTCGCAACCGGGCAAGCCCGTGTTCAATCGCATCGTCAGCCTGCGCGACAGCTGGGGCAAACCGGCCTGA
- a CDS encoding branched-chain amino acid ABC transporter permease: MPRFLVLIAALALPPLFSDQSWLLAYFAQTATLIVFALSYNLLLGETGLLSFGHAVYSGLGAFAAAHAFNRFGVPLPLLPLIGGFVAMLAAIVFGAISTQRASTSFAMITLGIGELVAACVWLVPGWFGGEGGVTIDRASGPPLFAWTFGPSREAYVLIACWCVASALAMFAFSRTPMCRLANAVRDNPARAASIGFAPRRVRFTMLVVSALFAGIAGVLALINVELVSSESVGLARSTSVLVATVIGGAGTFFGPVIGAVLLTFFSVAVASVSAAWPMYLGLFFMWVVIAAPQGVAGLLRRDMRTLCIGAFSAMVWSAAVVVSVEALYAGRNDARAWLIAVPCALLGLWLARSTRTAR, encoded by the coding sequence ATGCCTAGATTTCTCGTGCTCATTGCCGCGCTCGCGCTGCCGCCGCTCTTCTCCGATCAATCGTGGTTGCTCGCGTACTTCGCGCAGACTGCGACGCTCATTGTGTTCGCGCTCTCCTACAACTTGTTGCTCGGCGAAACCGGTTTGCTCTCGTTCGGCCACGCCGTGTATTCGGGTCTCGGCGCATTCGCCGCAGCGCATGCGTTCAATCGCTTCGGCGTGCCGTTGCCGCTGTTGCCATTGATCGGCGGATTCGTCGCGATGCTGGCCGCCATCGTCTTCGGCGCGATCTCGACGCAGCGCGCGAGCACGTCGTTCGCGATGATCACGCTCGGCATCGGCGAACTGGTCGCCGCGTGCGTGTGGCTCGTGCCCGGCTGGTTCGGCGGCGAGGGCGGCGTGACGATCGATCGCGCGAGCGGACCGCCGCTCTTCGCGTGGACCTTCGGGCCCTCGCGCGAGGCTTATGTGCTGATCGCGTGCTGGTGTGTTGCATCGGCGCTCGCGATGTTCGCGTTTTCGCGCACGCCGATGTGCCGCCTCGCCAACGCCGTGCGCGACAATCCCGCGCGCGCCGCGTCAATCGGCTTCGCGCCGCGTCGCGTGCGCTTCACGATGCTCGTCGTGTCGGCGCTCTTCGCGGGCATCGCGGGCGTGCTGGCGCTGATCAACGTCGAACTGGTGTCGTCGGAAAGCGTGGGGCTGGCGCGTTCGACGAGCGTGCTCGTCGCGACGGTGATCGGCGGCGCGGGGACATTCTTCGGGCCGGTGATCGGCGCGGTGCTGCTGACGTTCTTCAGCGTCGCGGTGGCGAGCGTGAGCGCCGCGTGGCCGATGTATCTCGGGCTCTTTTTCATGTGGGTCGTGATCGCCGCGCCGCAAGGCGTCGCGGGTTTGCTTCGACGCGATATGCGAACGCTCTGCATCGGCGCGTTCAGCGCGATGGTCTGGAGCGCCGCGGTCGTCGTGTCGGTCGAAGCGCTCTATGCCGGACGAAACGATGCGCGTGCGTGGCTGATCGCCGTGCCGTGCGCGTTGCTGGGCCTGTGGCTCGCGCGAAGCACGAGGACCGCGCGATGA